The following are encoded together in the Thalassolituus oleivorans MIL-1 genome:
- a CDS encoding DUF58 domain-containing protein, with the protein MLGHFSNGTEILPENLAGLRVLAPQLPLQRQKKVLNDLAGTHTAAVRGRGIDFSEVREYLPGDDIRSMDWRVTARTGDAHIKLFREERERPVLIICDLRSSMDFGTRRTLKRVLAADIAALLSWSALAKGDRIGGLLFNDTTELDLRPRTGRKSLMNLLHQLSSLEISKPNAAQPQNPAQRMADICKHVSRIAHPGSAVYFISDWLGFDAQAERLIYPLTRHCDLTAIHISDPFEQSLPAGRFTLTDGQQRQVLDASSQNTRNAHQQHWDAQQLILGQHLQRLQVPLIRISTADDPLPLLRKGLGLTKGSKR; encoded by the coding sequence ATGTTAGGGCACTTTTCTAACGGCACTGAAATTCTGCCAGAAAACTTGGCCGGTTTGCGTGTGCTTGCGCCGCAACTACCGCTGCAAAGGCAGAAGAAAGTACTTAACGATTTAGCAGGTACACATACGGCTGCAGTGCGCGGTCGCGGTATCGATTTTTCCGAAGTACGCGAATATTTACCAGGCGACGATATTCGTAGCATGGACTGGCGCGTGACTGCCCGTACCGGCGATGCACACATCAAGTTATTCCGCGAAGAACGAGAACGCCCAGTACTCATTATTTGCGATTTACGCAGCTCAATGGATTTTGGTACTCGGCGCACGCTTAAGCGCGTATTAGCGGCGGATATTGCAGCCCTATTAAGTTGGTCTGCATTGGCCAAAGGCGACCGTATCGGCGGCCTACTGTTTAACGACACAACAGAACTAGATTTACGTCCCCGCACAGGGCGAAAATCGTTAATGAATTTACTGCATCAACTTAGCAGTTTAGAAATCAGTAAACCCAACGCAGCACAGCCGCAAAATCCTGCCCAACGCATGGCCGATATCTGCAAGCACGTCAGCCGCATCGCTCATCCCGGCAGTGCTGTGTATTTTATTAGCGATTGGCTAGGCTTCGACGCACAAGCAGAACGCTTAATTTATCCGCTAACGCGCCATTGCGATTTAACCGCAATACACATCAGTGACCCCTTCGAGCAATCGTTACCTGCTGGTCGATTCACCCTAACCGACGGCCAACAACGACAAGTATTGGATGCCAGCAGCCAAAATACACGCAACGCTCATCAGCAACATTGGGATGCTCAACAGCTAATACTCGGCCAACATTTACAGCGTCTACAAGTCCCCCTAATTCGAATTAGTACAGCGGATGATCCATTACCTTTATTGCGTAAAGGTTTAGGGTTAACGAAGGGAAGCAAGCGATGA
- a CDS encoding NAD-glutamate dehydrogenase, with amino-acid sequence MLTALHTLIDERNEANQATLLKQFSDLYYSGAPQDELLARSVDDVYGAALSCWQFIQQREAGSPKVRVFNPDYENHGWQSMHTVIEVVFEDMPFLVDSVRMQLNARQMSLHAIHYCALNAERSKAGKLNTSKTWNQASKTSVSEAIIYIEVDHHSDTELLDAVTQELIAVLSEVNSCVRDFPAIVAKAKAAGVDLGKSSGHHDKAECTESEAFMQWLVNNHFTFLAYDEFSIETEKKERYVVRDSANDLGIFKFNSATRNRIKLEELEPEIQDFITSPNMVSFMKSGTRSRVHRPAYPDYVVVKRFDKSGNVVGGMRFMGLYTSIVYIETPNNIPLIREKLNGVRALAQFEAWSHSGKELNRILEVYPRDELFQSDVNHLYKTAISILNIQERRQTRVYLRKDSYSKFVSCLAYTPRDIYNTELRYKMEQVLRQEFEPLDIEFNTYFSESVLARTHFMLRLNPDRDNTLDEEIVARKIRQVVRSWTDDMHDALIEQVGEEKGNVQFHEYRAAFPAGYRESFGARTAVADIQHMEQLRGDSAKEMAMSFYRELEEGENELRFKLFHSETILPLSDVIPVLENLGLRVLGEHPYEIQCADGRRIWIHNFMLRYTLSDKINIGAVKHLFQDAFSAVWQGRAENDGFNRLVLGGQLGWKDIAILRAYARYMKQIRFGISESYIADTLCGYIGISAQLVKLFHQRFGLEEQTLEQREDKVTKIEESLIADLDNVAQLNEDRTIRRYIELIKATLRTNFYQQDENGCDKSYLSFKLNPANISDMPLPRPMFEIFVYSPRVEGVHLRGGKVARGGLRWSDRSDDFRTEVLGLVKAQQVKNAVIVPVGAKGGFVAKCLPKDGGRDAFMAEGIACYQTFISALLDVTDNLVEGNVVPPERVIRHDPDDPYLVVAADKGTATFSDIANEIAVIRGFWMGDGFASGGSIGYDHKKMGITAKGAWVSVQRHFREQGLNTQSTDFSVVGIGDMAGDVFGNGMLLSEHICLVAAFNHMHIFVDPNPDSAATFPERKRLFELPRSSWEDFDKSLISTGGGIFSRSAKRIAISAEMKVRFEIKEDYLAPNDLIKAILKAPVDLIWNGGIGTYIKSSEERHSNVGDKANDGLRINGNEVRAKVIGEGGNLGVTQLGRIEYGLNGGASYTDFIDNAGGVDCSDHEVNIKIMLNEIMDNGDLTRKQRNEVFMAQTEAVGKLVLNNNYRQTQAIALAYRDCKLRLDEYVRLMRDYESQGKLNRSLEFLPSEDVLLDRRAQNQGLTRPELAVLISYTKADLKEQLNRPSITEDDYISAIASTAFPAELATRFAEPLTRHRLRREIIATQLANDMVNYMGITFVSRLGDSSGATVTDIARAYVTARDTFSLPEYWSKINALDYSVDTHIQEDMMAELMRLVRRATRWFLRNRRVSVAIAAEVDQFRDAVRHIAAHLGETLKGGALARWQALYDKRREAGVPADLAAFSAGAGELYAALGIIEAAQQSKCDVHNVTEAYFGIGEHLSLGWFLQQINALPTSSHWEAMARESFRDDLDWQQRSLTVGILAGNDNQTELSDAIAHWEEEQAVLVGRWQRMLNELKSADNMEFAMIAVALRELLDLAQASRHQKNCN; translated from the coding sequence ATGCTCACAGCTTTACACACTCTGATAGACGAACGCAACGAAGCAAATCAAGCGACTTTACTGAAGCAATTTTCGGATTTGTACTACTCCGGAGCGCCGCAAGACGAATTGTTGGCCCGCTCGGTGGATGATGTTTATGGCGCTGCATTATCGTGTTGGCAGTTTATTCAGCAGCGCGAAGCAGGAAGCCCTAAGGTACGGGTGTTTAACCCCGACTACGAAAATCATGGCTGGCAGTCGATGCATACGGTCATCGAAGTGGTTTTTGAGGATATGCCATTTTTAGTCGATTCTGTGCGCATGCAATTGAATGCTCGGCAGATGTCGCTGCACGCGATCCATTATTGCGCACTCAATGCCGAACGCAGTAAAGCCGGAAAATTAAATACGAGTAAAACATGGAATCAGGCCAGTAAAACGTCGGTTAGTGAAGCCATTATTTATATTGAGGTTGATCATCATTCCGATACCGAACTGCTTGATGCGGTGACGCAAGAGTTGATTGCTGTGTTGTCTGAAGTGAATAGCTGTGTTCGAGATTTTCCGGCGATTGTTGCAAAGGCAAAAGCAGCGGGTGTTGATCTCGGTAAATCATCAGGGCATCACGATAAAGCAGAGTGTACCGAGTCTGAAGCTTTTATGCAGTGGTTGGTAAATAACCACTTTACGTTTTTGGCCTATGACGAATTCAGTATCGAAACCGAGAAGAAAGAGCGCTATGTGGTACGTGATAGCGCTAATGATTTAGGTATTTTCAAATTTAATTCGGCAACGCGTAATCGCATCAAGCTAGAAGAGCTAGAGCCCGAGATTCAAGATTTTATCACCAGCCCGAACATGGTGAGCTTTATGAAGTCGGGGACGCGCAGTCGAGTGCATCGCCCTGCGTATCCAGATTACGTCGTGGTTAAACGCTTTGATAAAAGCGGGAATGTGGTGGGTGGTATGCGCTTTATGGGCCTGTACACCTCGATCGTGTATATCGAGACGCCGAATAATATTCCGTTAATTCGTGAAAAATTGAACGGCGTGCGGGCATTAGCTCAATTTGAGGCATGGAGTCATAGCGGTAAAGAGCTTAATCGCATACTTGAAGTCTATCCGCGTGATGAGCTGTTCCAGTCGGATGTTAACCATCTTTATAAAACAGCCATTAGCATCCTTAATATTCAAGAACGGCGCCAGACGCGCGTTTACTTACGCAAAGATTCTTACAGTAAGTTTGTATCTTGCTTAGCGTATACACCTCGCGACATATACAACACTGAATTGCGCTACAAAATGGAGCAGGTGTTACGCCAAGAGTTTGAACCGCTGGATATTGAGTTTAATACCTATTTTTCTGAATCGGTGCTTGCTCGTACGCACTTTATGTTGCGGTTAAACCCCGATAGAGACAATACGCTAGATGAGGAAATCGTAGCCCGTAAAATTCGCCAAGTTGTACGTTCTTGGACAGATGATATGCACGACGCGCTTATCGAACAGGTAGGTGAAGAGAAGGGTAATGTACAGTTCCATGAATACCGTGCGGCATTTCCTGCCGGCTATCGGGAGAGCTTCGGCGCGCGTACCGCGGTTGCTGATATTCAGCATATGGAACAATTACGCGGTGACTCAGCTAAAGAAATGGCCATGAGTTTTTATCGTGAATTGGAAGAAGGCGAAAACGAATTACGCTTTAAACTGTTTCATTCCGAAACGATTTTACCTTTGTCGGATGTTATTCCGGTATTAGAAAATCTCGGTCTTCGTGTGTTAGGAGAGCACCCTTACGAAATTCAATGCGCTGATGGTCGACGTATTTGGATTCACAATTTTATGCTGCGTTATACCCTGTCGGATAAAATCAATATCGGCGCGGTTAAGCATCTATTTCAAGATGCTTTTAGTGCGGTATGGCAAGGGCGTGCAGAGAATGACGGCTTTAACCGTTTGGTTCTTGGCGGCCAATTAGGCTGGAAAGATATCGCAATTCTGCGTGCATATGCACGTTACATGAAACAAATTCGTTTCGGTATTTCCGAATCCTATATCGCTGATACCTTGTGCGGATATATCGGTATCAGTGCGCAGTTAGTCAAACTATTTCATCAGCGATTTGGTCTAGAGGAGCAAACCTTAGAACAGCGAGAAGATAAGGTTACTAAGATTGAAGAATCACTGATCGCTGATCTTGATAATGTGGCTCAACTTAACGAAGACCGCACCATTCGTCGTTATATTGAATTAATTAAAGCGACCCTGCGGACCAACTTTTATCAGCAAGACGAAAATGGCTGCGATAAGAGTTATCTCTCATTTAAATTGAATCCTGCAAATATCAGCGACATGCCATTACCGCGCCCGATGTTCGAGATATTTGTTTACTCGCCACGGGTCGAAGGTGTGCATTTACGTGGCGGTAAGGTAGCGCGTGGTGGACTTCGCTGGTCGGATCGTAGCGACGACTTCCGTACAGAGGTGTTGGGGTTAGTAAAAGCCCAGCAAGTTAAGAACGCCGTTATTGTCCCCGTGGGTGCTAAGGGCGGCTTTGTGGCTAAGTGTTTACCAAAAGATGGTGGCCGAGACGCCTTTATGGCGGAAGGTATTGCTTGCTATCAAACCTTTATTAGCGCACTGCTCGATGTCACGGATAACCTAGTCGAGGGTAATGTTGTACCGCCTGAACGTGTGATTCGCCATGATCCGGATGATCCATATCTTGTGGTGGCCGCGGATAAAGGCACCGCTACCTTCTCTGATATTGCCAACGAAATTGCGGTAATTCGCGGTTTTTGGATGGGCGATGGCTTTGCTTCCGGTGGCTCGATTGGTTACGACCATAAGAAAATGGGCATTACCGCGAAGGGCGCTTGGGTTTCGGTGCAACGTCACTTCCGTGAGCAAGGTTTGAATACTCAATCCACCGATTTTAGTGTGGTTGGTATTGGCGATATGGCGGGTGACGTATTCGGTAACGGCATGCTGCTGTCGGAACATATTTGTTTAGTGGCAGCCTTTAACCATATGCATATTTTTGTCGATCCAAATCCTGATTCGGCTGCGACCTTCCCTGAGCGTAAACGTTTATTTGAGTTACCACGTTCGTCTTGGGAAGATTTTGATAAATCATTGATATCGACCGGCGGCGGTATCTTTTCGCGGTCGGCTAAGCGCATAGCGATTAGCGCAGAAATGAAAGTCCGTTTTGAGATTAAAGAAGATTACTTAGCACCCAATGATTTAATTAAAGCGATTTTAAAAGCGCCGGTGGATTTGATTTGGAACGGCGGGATTGGTACCTATATTAAGTCCAGTGAAGAGCGCCATTCGAATGTCGGGGATAAAGCGAACGATGGCTTACGCATTAATGGTAACGAAGTTCGTGCCAAGGTGATTGGTGAAGGCGGTAACTTAGGTGTGACTCAACTTGGGCGTATTGAATACGGCTTAAACGGTGGGGCATCGTATACCGACTTTATTGATAATGCTGGCGGTGTCGATTGCTCCGACCATGAAGTCAACATCAAAATTATGCTGAACGAGATCATGGATAATGGTGATCTAACGCGTAAGCAGCGTAATGAAGTCTTTATGGCACAAACCGAGGCGGTCGGTAAATTAGTGCTGAATAATAACTATCGTCAAACCCAAGCGATTGCTTTGGCTTATCGCGATTGCAAATTACGCTTAGACGAATATGTGCGCTTAATGCGTGATTACGAAAGCCAAGGCAAGCTGAACCGTAGCTTAGAGTTTTTACCATCAGAAGACGTGTTGTTGGATCGCCGCGCTCAAAATCAAGGTTTAACACGTCCTGAATTGGCGGTGTTAATTTCTTATACGAAAGCCGATTTAAAAGAACAGCTGAATCGTCCAAGTATTACCGAAGATGATTATATTTCAGCGATTGCCAGTACCGCTTTCCCTGCAGAACTTGCTACACGCTTTGCCGAGCCATTAACTCGCCATCGTTTGCGCCGTGAGATAATTGCCACGCAATTGGCGAACGACATGGTTAACTACATGGGCATTACTTTTGTTAGCCGCTTAGGAGACTCGAGTGGTGCGACTGTTACCGATATTGCTCGGGCTTATGTCACCGCACGCGATACCTTCTCGCTACCGGAATACTGGAGCAAGATTAACGCACTGGATTACAGCGTCGATACGCATATTCAAGAAGATATGATGGCCGAGTTAATGCGTCTTGTGCGTCGAGCTACGCGCTGGTTTTTGCGCAATCGTCGCGTGAGTGTTGCTATTGCGGCCGAAGTGGATCAATTCCGTGATGCGGTACGCCATATTGCTGCTCATCTGGGTGAGACATTAAAAGGCGGTGCCTTAGCTCGCTGGCAGGCACTCTATGATAAACGTCGTGAAGCTGGTGTACCTGCCGATTTAGCTGCGTTTTCAGCAGGGGCGGGCGAGTTATATGCCGCACTCGGTATTATCGAGGCCGCTCAGCAAAGCAAATGCGATGTGCACAATGTCACTGAGGCGTATTTTGGCATCGGTGAGCATTTATCACTGGGCTGGTTCTTGCAGCAAATTAATGCCTTGCCTACTAGCTCTCACTGGGAAGCAATGGCGCGAGAAAGTTTCCGAGATGATCTTGACTGGCAGCAGCGTTCGTTGACGGTTGGTATTCTAGCGGGTAACGATAATCAGACGGAATTAAGTGATGCAATTGCACACTGGGAAGAGGAGCAGGCTGTGTTGGTAGGACGCTGGCAGCGCATGCTTAATGAACTTAAAAGTGCCGACAATATGGAGTTTGCTATGATTGCAGTCGCCTTGCGTGAGCTGCTCGATTTGGCCCAAGCGAGTCGTCATCAAAAAAACTGCAATTAG
- a CDS encoding DUF4381 domain-containing protein gives MNSQPANAQALPLKDIYLPDPIGLWPLAPGWWLLIILVLVLIGTAIWFWQYDRKYGAPKRQARDLIVGAYTQWKIDQNNEHYCETINQSLKRYWRLYNKDAGALSGKDWVLALNRIGQSPIFTGDLAHSLASGPYRPTAYIPHAELQEAALRWLKVANSKALSLPITSTTGATQ, from the coding sequence ATGAACTCCCAACCAGCAAATGCCCAAGCGCTACCATTAAAAGATATTTATTTACCCGACCCTATTGGCCTTTGGCCTCTTGCTCCAGGTTGGTGGTTACTGATCATTTTAGTGCTAGTACTCATAGGCACGGCTATTTGGTTTTGGCAATACGACCGTAAATATGGCGCTCCAAAACGTCAGGCTCGTGATCTTATCGTTGGTGCATATACACAATGGAAAATTGATCAAAACAACGAACACTATTGCGAAACCATTAACCAAAGCTTAAAGCGCTACTGGCGGCTTTATAATAAAGATGCGGGTGCGCTCTCTGGTAAAGACTGGGTACTAGCCCTAAATCGAATTGGACAGTCACCCATATTTACTGGTGATTTAGCTCATTCTCTCGCGTCTGGCCCTTATCGCCCTACGGCCTACATACCGCATGCAGAATTACAGGAAGCAGCATTGCGCTGGCTAAAAGTTGCCAATAGCAAAGCCTTGAGTCTGCCAATTACTTCTACAACTGGAGCCACCCAATGA
- a CDS encoding AAA family ATPase: MTLQAGFLQLKASLQERIIGQPHLVDRLLITLLADGHLLVEGAPGLAKTKAINALAERIEGEFKRIQFTPDLLPGDITGTDIYRPQTQSFDFQAGPIFHNLILADEINRAPAKVQSALLEAMAERQVTVGGVTRPLPELFMVMATQNPIEQEGTYPLPEAQLDRFLLHVKIGYPDANSEQAILRLARGEAMNAANDIEHPLSAEDIMKARQEVLSLHMSDAVEQYLVQLIMATREPKAYGEDIANWIEYGASPRGTIALDRCARAHAWLAGRDYVSPDDIKAVAHDVLRHRLLLSFEAEASGMNSQQVINELLKRVPVA, from the coding sequence ATGACACTACAAGCGGGTTTTCTGCAGCTCAAAGCATCCTTGCAGGAACGCATCATTGGTCAACCTCATTTGGTCGATCGGCTACTCATTACCCTCTTAGCTGATGGCCATTTACTGGTTGAGGGTGCTCCAGGTCTCGCCAAGACCAAAGCGATTAACGCCTTAGCCGAACGAATTGAAGGCGAATTCAAACGCATTCAGTTCACCCCCGATCTTTTGCCGGGTGATATTACGGGTACGGATATTTATCGCCCACAGACGCAAAGCTTCGATTTCCAGGCTGGCCCAATTTTTCACAACCTCATTCTTGCTGACGAAATCAACCGAGCACCGGCCAAAGTACAAAGTGCCTTGCTAGAGGCGATGGCCGAGCGCCAAGTCACGGTTGGTGGTGTTACTCGTCCATTGCCCGAACTATTTATGGTCATGGCGACTCAAAACCCGATTGAACAAGAAGGCACCTACCCTCTACCTGAGGCACAGCTTGATCGCTTTTTGTTACATGTAAAAATCGGTTACCCCGACGCCAACTCAGAACAAGCAATTTTACGTTTAGCCCGTGGCGAGGCCATGAATGCCGCGAACGATATCGAACATCCATTATCGGCAGAGGATATTATGAAAGCGCGCCAAGAAGTGCTTTCTCTCCATATGAGTGACGCCGTAGAGCAATATTTAGTTCAACTTATTATGGCTACCCGCGAACCCAAAGCGTATGGCGAAGACATCGCGAACTGGATCGAATATGGCGCTAGTCCTCGCGGTACAATTGCGTTAGATCGCTGTGCTCGCGCTCATGCGTGGTTAGCTGGCCGCGACTACGTAAGCCCAGATGATATTAAAGCTGTGGCTCACGATGTATTGCGCCACCGCCTACTACTGAGCTTTGAAGCTGAAGCCAGTGGTATGAACTCTCAACAAGTCATTAATGAGCTGCTCAAACGCGTACCGGTTGCTTGA
- a CDS encoding vWA domain-containing protein, producing MIEWHWLWALWLLPLPIIMRLIPAVKRDEAALKVPSFTLWQNDFGQYQVGSTKVNFAWLLPCLIWAGLVVALARPSWLGDVVELPVSGRDLMMAVDISGSMEIKDMEINGKAVDRLSIVKEVLNDFIDRREGDRLGLILFGSNAYLQTPLTFDRETVRTFLNEAALGLAGKKTAIGDAIALAAKRLESNPAESRVLVLLTDGANTAGEIEPVKAAELAAQMGIRIHTIGLGADSMEVTSFFGSQRVNPSRDLDEDSLRKIADLTGGKFFRARNTGELEEIYTIIDQLEPTEKDPEIYRPQTSLYQWPLLAALILSLIQGVFSSGVLSRFNSTKGGAL from the coding sequence ATGATCGAATGGCACTGGTTATGGGCACTTTGGTTATTGCCATTACCCATCATTATGCGATTAATCCCCGCGGTAAAACGCGACGAAGCTGCGCTTAAAGTGCCTAGCTTTACCTTATGGCAAAATGATTTTGGCCAATATCAAGTGGGGAGCACTAAGGTCAATTTTGCTTGGCTCTTACCTTGCCTTATTTGGGCTGGCTTAGTCGTCGCCCTCGCCCGACCAAGCTGGCTCGGCGATGTTGTCGAATTACCGGTAAGTGGTCGCGACTTAATGATGGCCGTGGATATTTCCGGCAGCATGGAAATAAAAGATATGGAAATTAACGGTAAAGCCGTTGATCGTCTGAGCATTGTAAAAGAAGTACTCAATGATTTTATCGACCGCCGCGAAGGCGATCGTTTAGGCTTAATTTTATTTGGTTCCAACGCCTACCTACAAACTCCGCTAACCTTCGATCGCGAAACGGTGCGCACCTTCTTAAATGAAGCGGCACTGGGTTTAGCGGGTAAAAAAACCGCTATTGGCGATGCGATTGCTCTTGCCGCCAAACGCTTAGAGAGTAACCCGGCAGAAAGCCGCGTACTGGTATTACTCACTGACGGTGCTAACACCGCAGGAGAAATCGAACCAGTCAAAGCCGCAGAACTAGCGGCGCAAATGGGAATTCGAATTCATACCATAGGCCTTGGTGCAGATTCGATGGAGGTCACCAGCTTCTTCGGCTCGCAGCGAGTTAACCCTTCTAGAGATTTAGACGAAGACTCACTCCGTAAAATCGCTGACCTCACTGGTGGAAAATTTTTCCGTGCACGCAACACCGGAGAGCTAGAAGAGATTTACACCATTATCGATCAACTGGAACCAACGGAAAAAGATCCAGAAATCTATCGTCCGCAAACCAGCCTGTATCAATGGCCGTTATTAGCCGCATTAATATTAAGCTTAATTCAAGGTGTCTTTAGCTCAGGTGTATTATCACGTTTTAACAGCACCAAAGGAGGGGCGCTATGA